The following coding sequences lie in one Deltaproteobacteria bacterium genomic window:
- a CDS encoding tetratricopeptide repeat protein, which yields MHRKYLLVGLLAAAIILAVSAYFLTLRPLQAPEPVRAANPQEFIQKRGEEGLKKKRAMALAAVYERMLARYPDNLELKRKLAAAYTEAGQPEKAGPLLDEIVKSEQKNR from the coding sequence ATGCATCGAAAATATCTGCTGGTCGGTCTGTTGGCGGCGGCGATCATTCTGGCCGTCTCCGCCTATTTTTTGACTCTGCGACCCCTTCAGGCCCCCGAACCCGTCCGCGCCGCGAACCCGCAGGAATTTATCCAAAAACGCGGGGAGGAGGGACTGAAGAAAAAGAGGGCCATGGCCCTCGCGGCGGTCTACGAGAGAATGCTCGCCCGGTATCCCGATAATCTCGAACTCAAGAGAAAGCTTGCCGCCGCCTATACGGAAGCGGGCCAGCCAGAGAAGGCCGGCCCGCTTTTGGATGAGATCGTCAAATCAGAACAAAAAAACCGTTAA